The genome window CCACAAGCAGCCTCTTCTCCCCGCCCACTTCGGACATTCTTCCGAAAAGCTCAACCTTGTCTCCCAGCTTTATACCTCCGAATATTTTGCTATAGCTGAAAATCTGTATTCCACTTCCGGAAATATAGAACAGGTTATCCTGAAATGTTCCGGGAGGAACAGAAACTGTTCCCGAGATCTTCACATTGCTGAATCTCGGAAGCTTTCTGGCGCTTTCAATGTCAATTTCGATGAACTCCACTGCTCCGGCTTCCGGAGGATATTCAGTTTCATCTATCGGAGCCGGGACATCATCTTCTTTTGCGGCATAATCCTCCTCGGACGCTTCCTCCGCCCTTTTTCCGACTGGACGGATTTCTCCATCCAAAATATTTTCTTTCCCCGGTGACGGTTTCGAACTCCAATCCCACTGCCCGCTGTCAAAGAGGACATAAGAAAAACCTTCCTTGGGTTTTTTGTAACTTATGCTGTCCACAACGGTTCCATCCGGCCAAATAATACTGACCTCATCTTCAGTATTGTTCAGGATCACATTTGTTTCCTCTTTTGAAAATACCATGTATTCATGCGATTTGATCCTTCTGCTCTCTTTGATAATATAAGGCATGCTTCCCTTTCCGCGGATATCATCAACCATCCAGCCAGCAAGATCCACTTCTTTGTCCGAGTCGTTATATATCTCAATCCATTCATAGTTCAATTTGTTGTCCGATCCTTCGGGATTCGGAAGCATCTCAGTTATGATGATGCCGTCCGAATAGTCATAGCCGGTTATTTCTTCCGAAGCGTCTACCTCTTTGACACTGCCCGCACTAATCTTTTTTGCCGCCGACGTTTTTTCCTGTTCCGCTTCTATTATATTTTTTGCTCCCGGAGTCGGCTTTTGCGTCCATACCCAATGTCCATCGCCATCAAGCGCATAAGCAACATCCTCTCCTGCTGCATCGCTGATGGGAGTTCCGTCCCGAATCTCTCCTTTTTCATTTCTTAAAATGATCCCATCGCCGGGATTGTTCAGAACGATCCTGGTCTCGCTGCTATAAAACGCCCTGTATTCTCCCGGCTTCAAAATAGCGTTTTCGGGAATTGAATAGGATCCGGTCTTCCCCATCTTATCCTCCACTGTCCATCCGCCTATGTTTTCGTCCCCGGAACCGGCATTATATATTTCTATGAATTCACTATCATTGTCGCTATCTTCCGGGTTCGGGAGAAATTCGGTGATGACAATCTTAGTGATGTAGCTTTGAGCAGAAGAACCGGAAGATGATGATGACGTCGTTCCGCTTCCCGAAATACTGCCTCCAGTGCCGCTTCCCTG of Candidatus Paceibacterota bacterium contains these proteins:
- a CDS encoding lamin tail domain-containing protein → MKFFTRKKQTIFVLLFIFGTVIEGIPENTHGENANNILISEIRISGENASDEFIELYNPTGAGIDLKGWDLKKTAKTGSIENIVTNMEGIIPASGYFLIVPRANCGETKTEACYKGAVEKDAEYTTNNYLAKDNALSLYDQNGNLVDKAGWGASVEFEGEVFQDNPQDGQGLERRIAGGVMQDTGNNKNDFILKNEPIPKNTKSLPQDPVNEETVGQESQTGGQNQESMNQGSGTGGSISGSGTTSSSSSGSSAQSYITKIVITEFLPNPEDSDNDSEFIEIYNAGSGDENIGGWTVEDKMGKTGSYSIPENAILKPGEYRAFYSSETRIVLNNPGDGIILRNEKGEIRDGTPISDAAGEDVAYALDGDGHWVWTQKPTPGAKNIIEAEQEKTSAAKKISAGSVKEVDASEEITGYDYSDGIIITEMLPNPEGSDNKLNYEWIEIYNDSDKEVDLAGWMVDDIRGKGSMPYIIKESRRIKSHEYMVFSKEETNVILNNTEDEVSIIWPDGTVVDSISYKKPKEGFSYVLFDSGQWDWSSKPSPGKENILDGEIRPVGKRAEEASEEDYAAKEDDVPAPIDETEYPPEAGAVEFIEIDIESARKLPRFSNVKISGTVSVPPGTFQDNLFYISGSGIQIFSYSKIFGGIKLGDKVELFGRMSEVGGEKRLLVESPDYIKIISHDNLLDPKMISTGEVGEKYEGYLILIEGSVGTVDGNIFYVDDGSGDAKVYLKSETNIMKPDPKAGDMVNVTGIVSRTSLGYRVLPRFQNDVKIGKTSGVSSSENAVRDVVSLQNKGRKKDGMPFYYYGFMLAALVVLIDWGRMKTKK